GTTGTCGCCCACGTCCAACGAGACCCAGGCCACCCGGCCCCCACCGGCTACAGCCTGCCACTGGGCGAGCAGGGTCGTCTTGCCGAACCCGGCCGGCGCGTCCACCAGACAGAGCTTGCCCTGCAGGCCGCCCCTCAGCAGCGACTGGAGACTGGCACGCGAGAGCAGCCCGGCCCGAGCGGCCGGCGCTGCCAGCTTGGACGCCACAAGGGCTGAACCTGGCATGCCCATTGCCGGCGAAGCGCCGCGGTCGGCGTCCTCTCTGGACTGGGCCATGGACGTCGCGGTGGTCCTTGCCGGCAGCTGCCGGCCGGAGCCGACCGTGGCGGCTTGCCGTGGCGGCAGCTCCAGCGTGCACCAGGCGGTCCTGCCGCCAGCCTCGTCCTGGCGTACCCCCCAAGAGGTGGCCATCTGGTCCACAATCAGCAGGCTCAGCCGGCGGTCGGTCTCCTCCCTGGCGACCAGCAACCCCAACAGGTTGGGGTCCTCGTCGTGTACCGCAACCTGCAGCTGAGAGCCGGACAGCTCCACCCGCAGCTCCATGGCGGTGCGGGCGTGGGTCCCGGCTAGTGTGACCAGCTCGCTGGCCAGCAGCGCCGCCGGGTCGGCCAGCCGCTGGAGCCCCCAGCGGCCACACACCTCGCGCACGAAGGCCCGGCCGGCGGCGGCTGCGGTCGGTACCGGTCCCAGCGTCACCTGCTCCTGCAGCCATGGCGGTCGGACGCCGACCTTGGCCAGGGCGTCGTCGAGGCTGGGGTACGTCCCCAGCCGGGAGGTCACCCCCTGCTCAAGGAGGATCTCGGCAACCGCCGGATGGGCACCGCACAGGATCAGGGCTGTGCCGGGCCAACTCAGCGCGGGATGGCGGATGGAGACAAACCCCTCAGCGCACAGTGGGTCGATCTCCTCGACCTGGCTAAGGTCGCAGATGATCGCCGGTGGCTGCTCCGCGAGGTGCTTGAGGATGGCTCGCTGGAGCCGGGGGGAAGCGGCCAGGTCGAGCCGGCCGGCCAGGGACAGCACCACACAGCCCTGACGACTGGACTGCTCGATCCGCATCGCCACCCCGATCTACGCCGTTCCGCGGGACTATGCTACGGGGCAGGCCAGCTACTTCCATCCTAAGCCGCTGACCTGGACAGGCAACGAGACAGCACGCATCTGATCGCAGCCGGTTCCGTCGCAGGCAGGGCGCGGCTGACGGTCTGGCCGGCGGCAAGGGTCTGTCCGGTCTCCCGCTGGAGCACGATCAGCTCGGCGGCGGTGAGCGAGGACACTGTCTGGACTGCCAGGCGCGGCCTTGCTGACCCTGCTCGGGCCAGTTGGCGCCAGATCTCCCCTGCATCGGGTGAGGACGGCCGCATCGTCTCGCTAGACGATGGCCGTGGGCGCAGACCGCTCATGCCGAGACAGGAGGCAGGAGATGGAGGCCGTCGACGGCATCGAGGAGTTCCTTGAGGAGCTTGATCGGCGCGAGTACGAGCCGCTTTTGGCCAAGGTCACGGGCAGGGTCCGCTTTGACCTGGTGGAAGACGGTCGTGCCGATCAATGGCTGCTTGTCGTAGCGAAGGGCCACACGACGGTGTGGCACAAAGGGGGCCCGGCCGACTGCACGATCCAGGCCGACCGGGCGCTGTTCGAACGGCTGTGCCGCGGCGAGGACAATGCGATGGCCGCGGTGTTGCGTGGCGCGCTGGTGTGTAGCGGGGATGTCGAGCTGCTGTTCGCGGTCCAGCGGATCTTTCCAGGCCCACCGCGCGACCGGCAGGCCATGAGCGGCGCGGAGGGCTCGCGATGACCCAGAAGCAGGTGAAGATCCTGGAGGGCAACACGTTCGTGGTGAGTGACGAACGCGGCGACATCGAGGCCTCCCGGACCGACCCGACCGGGCTGTTCTCGTTCGACACGCGGTTCTTGTCGACCTGGGTGCTGACGGTCAATGGCGACCGGCTCACGCCGCTGTCAGTCGATGACCTGCAGTATTTCGAGACGCGCTTCTTCCTCGTGCCCGGCACCGGGACGGTCTATGTGGATGCCAAGCTGTCGGTGATCCGCCAACGCTCGGTGGGGAACGGCTTCCACGAGGAGCTGACCATCCTCAACCATGACGATAAGCCCGCGGAGCTCGTCGTTCGGCTGGAAGCCGACTGCGACTTCGCCGACCTCTTCGAGGTCAAGGACGCACTCAAGAAGAAGGGCTCCTACTCCAGGGGTCTTGAGGACGGCAGGCTCGTGCTCGCCTACCAGCGCGACACGTTCGCGCGGTCGACCGTGATCTCCTCCTCACAGCCGTGCGCTGTTGATGAGCATGGGCTGACCTTCGAGCTCAAGCTGGGACCGCACGGGAGC
This portion of the Actinomycetota bacterium genome encodes:
- a CDS encoding SCP2 sterol-binding domain-containing protein — its product is MEAVDGIEEFLEELDRREYEPLLAKVTGRVRFDLVEDGRADQWLLVVAKGHTTVWHKGGPADCTIQADRALFERLCRGEDNAMAAVLRGALVCSGDVELLFAVQRIFPGPPRDRQAMSGAEGSR
- a CDS encoding STAS domain-containing protein translates to MRIEQSSRQGCVVLSLAGRLDLAASPRLQRAILKHLAEQPPAIICDLSQVEEIDPLCAEGFVSIRHPALSWPGTALILCGAHPAVAEILLEQGVTSRLGTYPSLDDALAKVGVRPPWLQEQVTLGPVPTAAAAGRAFVREVCGRWGLQRLADPAALLASELVTLAGTHARTAMELRVELSGSQLQVAVHDEDPNLLGLLVAREETDRRLSLLIVDQMATSWGVRQDEAGGRTAWCTLELPPRQAATVGSGRQLPARTTATSMAQSREDADRGASPAMGMPGSALVASKLAAPAARAGLLSRASLQSLLRGGLQGKLCLVDAPAGFGKTTLLAQWQAVAGGGRVAWVSLDVGDN